From a region of the Drosophila ananassae strain 14024-0371.13 chromosome XL, ASM1763931v2, whole genome shotgun sequence genome:
- the LOC6503856 gene encoding laccase — translation MKFNLVQTLVFVFCLISVQIYGIQDANGKRIVSKYERIMQMYPQLTTGGGESSQWRAAEKDMRHPCKRDCSDQQPMTCYYYMVVHYDDTMAETCKRYLQSKFRFKLGGKEYLDGIMLEENLGATDCKYADGLESQVMVVNGQLPGLAIEVCLGDTVVADVINSMHETTTVHWHGMHQRMTPFMDGVPHVTQYPIEAGQAFRYRFEVDHGGTNWWHSHTEHQRAFGLAGPLVVRMPPRLNPHAHLYDFDLSEHVIMIQDWVHNFVESVAENILINGRGRNLKKGVTSKPTLYAHFPVVRGGRYRFRVIFNGVSNCPISFSVDQHDLVVIASDGNDIEPVEVQRIMFHGAERFDFVLHANQEVANYWIRVKGYSFCAKNQLHQEAVLHYRDADPRSLDTHILTYAYDAPGTTLNELGDDNSMTANGNGRSISLADLNAQRQELELQPAVTYYTSMNAFEVRQGEGFRFQMDDISFSMPKMSLLQTRNLGVGQFFCNRTQQAELGFNCRQRHCRCSNVIQVPANQQVEFVVYSLSNTPHPVHLHGYTFRVVGMGTLGEEKIGQIEQIDRRSPLPRRRRGAPLKDSVQVPAFGYTILRFFSNSPGYWMFHCHISPHSENGMAAVVRVGEDVEMKMCPVSNCGLCSSVA, via the exons atgaaattcaatttggtgCAGACCCTGGTCTTCGTTTTCTGTCTTATCAGCGTCCAAATTTACGGGATACAAG ATGCTAACGGGAAGCGGATCGTGAGCAAGTACGAAAGGATAATGCAGATGTACCCACAACTGACGACGGGCGGTGGCGAGTCTTCCCAGTGGCGGGCTGCCGAGAAGGACATGCGGCATCCCTGCAAGCGGGACTGCTCGGACCAACAGCCCATGACTTGCTACTACTACATGGTGGTCCACTACGACGACACCATGGCGGAGACCTGTAAGAGATACCTCCAG TCCAAGTTCCGCTTCAAGCTGGGAGGAAAGGAGTATCTCGATGGCATCATGCTGGAGGAGAACCTGGGGGCCACCGATTGCAAGTACGCCGACGGGCTGGAGAGCCAGGTGATGGTGGTGAATGGTCAGCTGCCCGGACTGGCCATCGAGGTCTGCCTGGGCGACACCGTGGTTGCGGACGTGATCAACAGCATGCACGAGACGACGACGGTCCACTGGCATGGGATGCATCAGCGGATGACCCCGTTCATGGACGGAGTGCCCCACGTAACCCAGTACCCGATCGAGGCCGGCCAGGCGTTTCGTTATCGATTTGAGGTGGACCACGGCGGCACCAACTGGTGGCACAGCCACACGGAGCACCAGCGCGCCTTCGGGCTAGCCGGCCCACTGGTGGTGCGGATGCCGCCTCGGCTCAATCCCCACGCCCACTTGTACGACTTCGACCTGTCGGAGCACGTGATCATGATCCAGGACTGGGTCCACAACTTTGTCGAGAGCGTGGCCGAGAACATCCTGATCAACGGGAGGGGTCGGAACCTAAAGAAGGGCGTCACTTCGAAGCCCACTCTGTACGCCCACTTTCCGGTGGTCCGCGGAGGCCGCTATCGCTTCCGGGTGATCTTCAATG GTGTTTCTAACTGCCCAATCAGCTTTAGCGTGGACCAACACGACCTGGTGGTGATCGCCAGCGACGGCAACGACATTGAGCCTGTGGAGGTCCAGCGGATCATGTTCCACGGTGCTGAGCGGTTCGACTTTGTGCTGCACGCCAACCAGGAGGTGGCCAACTACTGGATCCGGGTGAAGGGATACAGCTTCTGTGCCAAGAATCAGCTGCACCAGGAAGCGGTACTTCACTATCGGGATGCAGATCCTCGGTCGCTGGACACGCACATCCTAACCTACGCCTACGATGCCCCAGGCACCACCCTTAACGAGCTCGGAGACGACAATAGCATGACCGCCAACGGAAACGGCAGGAGTATTTCCCTCGCGGACTTGAATGCCCAGAGACAGGAGCTGGAACTGCAGCCGGCGGTAACATACTATACGAGCATGAACGCCTTCGAGGTGCGCCAGGGCGAGGGCTTCCGCTTCCAGATGGACGACATCAGCTTCAGCATGCCGAAGATGTCCCTTCTGCAGACCCGCAATCTGGGCGTCGGCCAGTTCTTCTGCAATAGGACCCAACAGGCGGAATTGGGCTTCAATTGCCGCCAGCGGCACTGTCGCTGCTCTAACGTGATACAAGTGCCGGCCAACCAGCAGGTCGAGTTCGTCGTGTACAGTCTGTCGAATACCCCACACCCTGTTCACCTGCATGGCTACACCTTTCGTGTGGTGGGAATGGGGACACTCGGTGAGGAGAAGATCGGTCAGATCGAGCAGATCGACAGGCGAAGTCCGCTGCCGCGTCGCAGGCGAGGTGCCCCCCTCAAGGACTCTGTGCAGGTGCCTGCCTTCGGGTACACAATCCTGCGTTTCTTCTCCAACAGTCCAGGCTACTGGATGTTCCACTGCCACATATCCCCGCATTCGGAGAATGGCATGGCGGCGGTGGTACGAGTTGGCGAGGATGTCGAGATGAAGATGTGTCCTGTGAGCAATTGCGGGCTTTGCAGCTCAGTGGCGTAG
- the LOC6503854 gene encoding 28 kDa heat- and acid-stable phosphoprotein, translating into MPRGKFVNHKGRSRHFTSPEELQQESEESEEQSSGSGSGSESEDDKAGAGASTSKQKTVAQKKPAASRPAQKQKQRSAAGGGSSSESESEEESDESEGEARDAKKGVASLIEIENPNRVTKKATQKLSAIKLDESGAAPKPELSRREREQIEKQKARQRYEKLHAQGKTTEAKADLARLALIRQQREEAAAKREAEKKALEASGKKPGAK; encoded by the coding sequence ATGCCACGAGGAAAGTTCGTTAACCACAAGGGCCGCAGTCGTCATTTCACGTCACCCGAAGAGCTTCAGCAGGAATCCGAGGAGTCGGAGGAACAGTccagtggcagcggcagcggcagcgaaAGCGAAGACGACAAGGCTGGCGCCGGAGCATCCACATCGAAGCAGAAGACCGTTGCCCAAAAAAAGCCCGCCGCTAGTCGTCCTGcccaaaagcaaaaacaacgCTCTGCGGCAGGCGGGGGTAGCTCCTCGGAGTCGGAATCCGAGGAGGAATCTGACGAGTCAGAAGGGGAAGCGCGCGATGCCAAAAAGGGCGTGGCATCGCTCATTGAAATCGAAAACCCCAACCGTGTGACCAAGAAGGCTACGCAGAAACTGTCGGCCATCAAGCTAGACGAATCTGGCGCTGCCCCAAAGCCGGAGCTTTCGCGCCGCGAACGTGAACAAATCGAGAAGCAGAAGGCCCGCCAGCGGTACGAGAAGCTCCATGCCCAGGGAAAGACCACCGAGGCAAAGGCAGATCTAGCAAGGCTAGCTCTCATCCGGCAGCAGCGCGAGGAGGCGGCTGCCAAGCGAGAGGCGGAGAAGAAAGCTCTAGAGGCGAGCGGCAAGAAGCCGGGAGCCAAGTAA
- the LOC6503800 gene encoding ribosomal RNA small subunit methyltransferase NEP1, which yields MGPQGNSSPNSHSKSKQKRGSVTSSYGSAIQVSSRVVWPHSPWPRALVLIFYKHSDMGGQGKAINRKRKFTGRKADDPEFDLDKKHFKALHVNASEKRLIIVLEGAQLETVKVHNTFELLNCDDHAGIMRKNQRDPGSCRPDITHQCLLMLFDSPLNRAGLLQVFVRTEKNVLIEINPQTRIPRTFKRFAGLMVQLLHKFQIRASDSSRRLMSVIKNPITDHLPVGCKKYAMSFSGKLMSNCRDLVPHGEEGSASYDEPVVLVIGAFAHGVLKSDYTEDLFSISNYPLSAAIACSKLCSAFEEVWGVV from the exons ATGGGGCCGCAAGGAAATTCAAGCCCCAATTCGCATTCCAAATCCAAACAAAAACGCGGCAGTGTGACCAGTAGCTATGGGTCTGCAATCCAAGTGAGTTCGAGAGTGGTCTGGCCACACTCTCCTTGGCCGCGTGCtcttgttttgattttttataagCACTCAGACATGGGAGGACAAGGAAAGGCTATAAACCGCAAGCGCAAGTTCACAGGACGCAAGGCCGATGATCCTGAGTTTGATCTGGACAAGAAGCACTTCAAGGCGCTCCATGTGAACGCTAGCGAGAAGCGACTGATCATTGTTTTGGAGGGCGCTCAGTTGGAAACGGTGAAG GTACACAACACTTTCGAGCTCCTCAACTGCGACGACCACGCGGGCATCATGCGCAAAAACCAGCGGGACCCGGGCAGCTGTCGTCCAGACATCACCCACCAATGTCTTCTCATGCTGTTCGATTCCCCATTGAATCGGGCTGGTCTGCTGCAGGTGTTTGTACGGACTGAGAAGAACGTGCTTATCGAGATCAATCCGCAGACCAGAATCCCGCGAACCTTCAAGAGATTCGCCGGCTTGATGGTCCAACTACTCCACAAATTCCAGATCCGCGCCAGTGACTCCTCACGTCGACTGATGAGTGTTATCAAGAACCCAATTACGGATCACCTGCCAGTAGGGTGCAAGAAGTACGCCATGAGCTTCTCCGGCAAGCTGATGTCAAACTGCCGGGACCTTGTGCCGCACGGAGAGGAGGGCAGCGCTAGCTATGACGAGCCCGTGGTCTTGGTAATTGGTGCCTTTGCCCATGGCGTTCTGAAGAGCGACTACACGGAGGACCTGTTCTCCATCAGCAACTATCCGCTCTCGGCAGCCATAGCGTGTTCCAAGCTTTGTTCCGCCTTCGAGGAGGTTTGGGGCGTTGTCTAG
- the LOC6503799 gene encoding putative sulfiredoxin isoform X1, giving the protein MEFISQSIRQASRRFPRYVPSLRRSHYSSSRSPAPNEISQLNCRRIPSDRQVNSCRTSTTMDTTIHSAGIAEIHNVPMEVIKRPIPSVLDEKKVQSLMDTIQRETSEDEVPPIDLLWITGSEGGDYYFSFGGCHRFEAYKRLQRDTIKAKLVRSTLGDLYHYMGSSAPKYLA; this is encoded by the exons ATGGAGTTCATTAGCCAGTCCATTCGGCAGGCGAGCAGACGCTTCCCCAGATACGTACCCAGTCTCCGCAGAAGTCACTACTCCTCCAGCAGAAGCCCTGCCCCAAA TGAAATTTCACAACTGAACTGTCGAAGAATTCCCTCCGACCGGCAGGTAAACAGCTGCAGAACCAGCACCACCATGGACACCACAATTCACTCGGCGGGCATAGCGGAGATCCACAATGTTCCGATGGAGGTGATCAAGCGACCCATTCCCTCCGTTCTGGATGAGAAGAAGGTGCAGTCGCTCATGGACACCATCCAG CGCGAAACCAGCGAGGACGAGGTGCCGCCCATCGACCTGCTCTGGATCACTGGGAGCGAGGGCGGCGACTACTACTTCAGCTTCGGGGGATGTCACCGGTTCGAGGCTTACAAGCGGCTCCAGCGCGACACCATCAAGGCGAAGCTGGTGCGCTCCACCCTGGGGGACCTGTACCACTACATGGGCTCCAGTGCCCCCAAGTACCTCGCCTGA
- the LOC6503857 gene encoding uncharacterized protein LOC6503857, producing the protein MPVRGDSDSDSEDDAQLRRLREAADTSLLTNSMFQEQSQPAKQSERDNQPREITNRQQDPVSAKSERYLEEQEPATCDLKVTQEMQRHIWSRLSNIIQQQIEFCEEEKRPLGNKKSVPDRVKLVSTADCYLSADVVIEGPQGPQKKPNIMKRLLPEDESSKEHNANLRLISVSGESVLDGKDLRFWAPKKIRADKIFEYKAQGSKLLAVEPDNEFTERRRKNKWDESKIRKRKKNKQ; encoded by the coding sequence ATGCCGGTAAGGGGAGACTCGGACTCGGATTCTGAAGATGACGCCCAGCTGCGTCGGCTTCGGGAGGCAGCTGACACTTCTCTGCTCACGAACTCAATGTTTCAAGAGCAATCCCAACCAGCAAAACAGTCAGAGCGAGATAACCAGCCCCGAGAGATCACCAACAGGCAGCAGGATCCCGTCTCAGCCAAAAGCGAACGCTATTTGGAGGAGCAAGAGCCCGCTACGTGTGACCTAAAAGTAACTCAGGAGATGCAGAGGCATATTTGGAGCCGGTTAAGTAATATTATCCAGCAGCAAATCGAATTCTGCGAAGAAGAAAAGCGCCCTCTTGGAAATAAGAAGTCTGTTCCCGATAGGGTGAAGCTTGTTTCCACGGCCGATTGTTATCTAAGTGCAGATGTAGTGATAGAAGGGCCTCAAGGTCCCCAGAAAAAACCCAACATCATGAAGCGTTTGCTTCCTGAAGACGAATCCTCCAAAGAACACAATGCCAACTTGCGCTTGATATCAGTCAGTGGTGAGTCTGTGCTTGATGGAAAGGATCTGCGCTTCTGGGCTCCGAAGAAAATACGGGCTGACAAGATATTTGAATACAAGGCGCAGGGATCCAAACTACTGGCTGTGGAACCCGATAATGAATTCACAGAGCGCCGAAGAAAAAACAAATGGGACGAGTCCAAGATTagaaaaaggaagaaaaataaacaatag
- the LOC6503855 gene encoding actin-related protein 8, which produces MQRSRASSTSSGRQPAPSNPHPPHQAQPLEAPKIIVIHPGSQHLRIGRASDLNPQTLLHAVAYRRRQLEGDWPHHDPLLPPLDNINPARLQVEFEEQRLAVSRILQHCVVDEQNRLRVATPPQQLAHFNRSSQAEKIPPPSGVPEERPWLDRDAQSIFDEQILRLSAFDAREYDIHFPVQRGELNVHKEKGGSLQATLQHLERIWAYALEVRLKIALRDLGTHCAVLVVNDVYVRRYLREFMTLLLQRLGFQRCFLVQDSVASTYGAGVGYGCVVDIGAQKTSIACIEDGISQLDARVRLHYGGGDIDQVLLMLLRKCGFPYRECNVQDSYVDAHLMDELKEKFCHLNANVCGAQEKHFTLRKQNGQWLRYTIQVGDEAIMAPLAFFHTELLNITGRTRSVCIQQTVQEQYDCEDCFNGEYLKETGRKNGVRGGDTSLLAGPGSLPRPQLPVTADDEEMLVVEPDESNSNSQQQQGQPLHSNSCYLNTQGQVLSLDQAVIRSINRCASFETKRKMFGSILLVGSSAKLPGLTAWLESRISQQMQPTGTEVNVFTKGMDAGMVAWKGAAIMSVLESARELWISQHDWQRYGLRILRERSPFLW; this is translated from the exons ATGCA ACGTTCGCGGGCCAGCAGTACGAGCAGTGGACGCCAGCCGGCTCCTTCGAATCCCCATCCCCCGCATCAAGCACAGCCCCTAGAGGCGCCTAAGATCATAGTGATTCACCCCGGATCCCAGCACCTGAGGATCGGAAGGGCTTCTGACCTCAATCCGCAGACCCTGCTCCATGCAGTGGCCTATAGGCGGCGGCAGCTGGAGGGCGACTGGCCGCACCACGATCCTCTGCTGCCGCCGCTGGATAACATCAATCCCGCCCGGCTGCAAGTCGAGTTCGAAGAGCAGCGACTGGCCGTTTCGCGTATCCTTCAGCACTGCGTCGTAGACGAACAGAATCGCCTGCGGGTGGCCACTCCGCCGCAGCAGTTGGCTCACTTCAATCGGAGCAGCCAGGCCGAGAAGATACCACCGCCGAGCGGGGTGCCTGAGGAGCGCCCTTGGCTGGATCGCGATGCGCAAAGCATCTTCGACGAGCAGATACTCAGGCTGAGCGCCTTCGATGCCCGCGAGTACGACATCCACTTTCCCGTGCAGCGGGGCGAGCTGAACGTTCACAAAGAGAAGGGTGGCTCGCTGCAG GCTACTCTCCAACACCTGGAGCGGATCTGGGCGTATGCGCTTGAGGTACGCTTGAAAATTGCACTTCGCGACCTGGGGACTCACTGCGCCGTGCTCGTGGTAAACGATGTGTACGTGCGGAGGTATTTGCGAGAGTTTATGACGCTACTGCTTCAAAGGCTCGGCTTTCAGCGCTGTTTTCTGGTCCAGGATAGCGTGGCATCGACGTACGGCGCGGGAGTTGGCTACGGCTGCGTGGTGGACATCGGCGCCCAAAAGACATCAATTGCCTGCATCGAGGATGGAATTTCCCAATTGGATGCCCGTGTGAGGCTTCACTACGGAGGCGGAGATATCGATCAGGTCCTCCTGATGCTGCTGCGGAAGTGTGGCTTTCCCTACCGGGAGTGTAATGTTCAGGACAGCTATGTGGATGCCCACCTGATGGACGAGCTGAAGGAGAAGTTTTGCCATTTGAATGCCAATGTGTGCGGCGCCCAGGAGAAGCACTTCACGTTGCGAAAACAGAACGGCCAGTGGTTGCGCTACACCATCCAGGTGGGCGACGAAGCCATCATGGCTCCCCTGGCGTTTTTCCACACGGAACTGCTGAATATCACGGGCCGGACGAGAAGCGTGTGCATCCAGCAGACTGTGCAGGAACAGTATGACTGTGAAGATTGCTTCAACGGGGAGTACTTGAAGGAGACGGGCCGGAAAAATGGCGTTCGTGGTGGGGATACTAGCTTGCTTGCGGGCCCGGGATCTCTGCCAAGACCCCAGCTGCCTGTTACTGCGGACGACGAGGAGATGCTTGTGGTGGAGCCCGACGAGAGCAACAGTAACTCCCAACAGCAGCAAGGACAGCCCCTCCATTCCAACAGTTGCTACCTAAATACTCAGGGACAAGTGCTGTCACTAGACCAGGCCGTGATCCGGTCCATCAACCGGTGCGCAAGCTTTGAGACCAAGCGCAAGATGTTTGGTTCCATTCTGCTCGTGGGCAGCAGCGCCAAGCTGCCCGGCCTGACCGCCTGGCTGGAGAGCCGCATCAGCCAGCAGATGCAGCCCACCGGGACCGAGGTGAATGTTTTCACCAAGGGTATGGATGCCGGCATGGTGGCCTGGAAGGGGGCGGCCATCATGTCCGTCCTGGAGAGCGCCCGCGAGCTGTGGATATCGCAGCACGACTGGCAGCGCTACGGATTGCGCATCCTCCGGGAACGATCGCCCTTTCTTTGGTGA
- the LOC6503801 gene encoding serine-rich 25 kDa antigen protein: MDQISKESKMTPEDNPLQSTEEKPVKSPEDKSVLSAEDKAVESPRDKPDDSSDNKPEDSSDDKPEESPDEKPVESPAAMRLRYSDEVEEELAEIEKRVKRLHRQYLEAVESPQDKPEDSSDDKPKDSSDDKPKDSSDDKPKDPSDKPEESSDNKPEDSSDDKLKESPEDKPEESPAAKRQRYSAEVKEELEEIEKEIKRLQRQYLGISRQWLLCKKLAKKACDGFLGSKGA, translated from the coding sequence ATGGACCAAATCTCAAAGGAGAGTAAGATGACACCTGAGGACAACCCTCTGCAGTCCACTGAGGAAAAACCGGTGAAGTCACCTGAGGATAAATCGGTATTGTCTGCTGAAGACAAAGCGGTGGAGTCGCCTCGGGACAAGCCGGACGACTCTTCTGACAACAAGCCAGAGGATTCTTCTGACGACAAGCCGGAAGAGTCTCCTGATGAAAAGCCAGTGGAGTCTCCGGCTGCTATGAGACTGCGCTACTCAGACGAAGTGGAGGAAGAACTGGCAGAGATCGAGAAGAGGGTCAAGCGTTTGCACAGGCAGTACCTAGAGGCGGTGGAGTCGCCTCAGGACAAGCCGGAGGATTCTTCTGACGACAAGCCGAAGGATTCTTCTGACGACAAGCCAAAGGATTCTTCTGACGACAAGCCGAAGGATCCTTCTGACAAGCCGGAGGAGTCTTCTGACAACAAGCCGGAGGATTCTTCTGACGACAAGCTGAAAGAGTCTCCTGAGGACAAGCCGGAGGAGTCTCCGGCTGCTAAGAGACAGCGCTACTCAGCCGAAGTAAAGGAAGAATTGGAAGAGATCGAGAAGGAGATCAAGCGTTTGCAGAGGCAGTACCTAGGAATCTCGCGCCAGTGGCTTCTCTGCAAGAAGCTGGCCAAGAAGGCCTGCGACGGCTTCTTGGGATCAAAGGGAGCCTAA
- the LOC6503799 gene encoding putative sulfiredoxin isoform X2 encodes MEFISQSIRQASRRFPRYVPSLRRSHYSSSRSPAPKIPSDRQVNSCRTSTTMDTTIHSAGIAEIHNVPMEVIKRPIPSVLDEKKVQSLMDTIQRETSEDEVPPIDLLWITGSEGGDYYFSFGGCHRFEAYKRLQRDTIKAKLVRSTLGDLYHYMGSSAPKYLA; translated from the exons ATGGAGTTCATTAGCCAGTCCATTCGGCAGGCGAGCAGACGCTTCCCCAGATACGTACCCAGTCTCCGCAGAAGTCACTACTCCTCCAGCAGAAGCCCTGCCCCAAA AATTCCCTCCGACCGGCAGGTAAACAGCTGCAGAACCAGCACCACCATGGACACCACAATTCACTCGGCGGGCATAGCGGAGATCCACAATGTTCCGATGGAGGTGATCAAGCGACCCATTCCCTCCGTTCTGGATGAGAAGAAGGTGCAGTCGCTCATGGACACCATCCAG CGCGAAACCAGCGAGGACGAGGTGCCGCCCATCGACCTGCTCTGGATCACTGGGAGCGAGGGCGGCGACTACTACTTCAGCTTCGGGGGATGTCACCGGTTCGAGGCTTACAAGCGGCTCCAGCGCGACACCATCAAGGCGAAGCTGGTGCGCTCCACCCTGGGGGACCTGTACCACTACATGGGCTCCAGTGCCCCCAAGTACCTCGCCTGA
- the LOC6503799 gene encoding putative sulfiredoxin isoform X3, translating into MDTTIHSAGIAEIHNVPMEVIKRPIPSVLDEKKVQSLMDTIQRETSEDEVPPIDLLWITGSEGGDYYFSFGGCHRFEAYKRLQRDTIKAKLVRSTLGDLYHYMGSSAPKYLA; encoded by the exons ATGGACACCACAATTCACTCGGCGGGCATAGCGGAGATCCACAATGTTCCGATGGAGGTGATCAAGCGACCCATTCCCTCCGTTCTGGATGAGAAGAAGGTGCAGTCGCTCATGGACACCATCCAG CGCGAAACCAGCGAGGACGAGGTGCCGCCCATCGACCTGCTCTGGATCACTGGGAGCGAGGGCGGCGACTACTACTTCAGCTTCGGGGGATGTCACCGGTTCGAGGCTTACAAGCGGCTCCAGCGCGACACCATCAAGGCGAAGCTGGTGCGCTCCACCCTGGGGGACCTGTACCACTACATGGGCTCCAGTGCCCCCAAGTACCTCGCCTGA